In the genome of Myxococcaceae bacterium, the window GGTAGCTGCGTTTTTTCTTTTCGCGGATTTTCGAGGCATGAGACGAAGTAAAAACCTGTGATTCTTGGACAATCGATGGCTTCGTCGACGTTCTCAATCGCTGATAGGTCGTGAAATTACCCGGATAATGGGCAATTTGATCCTTTTCAAAGACCAACATTTGGTTGCAAACTCGATCCAAAAACATTCGATCGTGACTCACAATAAAAGCAACCCCAGATTGCTCCAAAAGCATCTCTTCTAAGATTCCCAACGTAGAACTATCCAAATCATTCGTGGGTTCATCCAGCAATAAGCAGTTGGCCCCTTGTTTCATGAGAAGAGCCATTAAAAGCCGATTCTGCTCTCCTCCAGAGAGGGTACTGACTTTTCGATTAGAGTCCGAAGCCGCAAACAAATAGCGTTCCAGGTAACTTGCAACGTGCAAAGATTGCGTACCCAAAAAAACCACATCGCCTTCATCTGCAAGCGTTTCTTTCAAGCTTTTTGCTGGATCCAGCTGTCCACGATGCTGGTCAAACTGAACCATCTGCGTATGATGTCCGCAAACAATCTCACCCGAACTGGGTTGTAACTTGCCAGAGATCAACGACAAAAGCGTTGTTTTTCCGACACCATTTGGCCCCAATATCCCAAATCTTTGACCTTCGGTGACAATCAAATTAAGGTTTCGAAAAAGTGGTTCAAAAGCAAGTGCTCGAAGCTCCAAAACCGTCTTTGCTAAGCGCCTCGCTTCGGCCGACTCGATTTGAACCGTCTTCTCTTGCGTACGGCGATATTCTCGATCGACTTCATCGATCAAATCCGTAGCCCGAGAAATTCGAGCGCTTTGCTTGGTGGTTCTTGCAGGGGTTCCTGCCCGAAGCCAGACTAATTCTCGAGCCAGTAAGCGATCTTTTTTCTGCAAAGTCCGTGCTTCAATATCGGTTCGAATCAGCTTATTTTCAATGAAGTTTTCATACGAAGCGCCATGAAGAAAAAACTTTCCAGAGTCGAGCTCAAAAATTCGAGTCGCAACTTCGTTAATGAAAGCTCGATCATGAGAAACAAATAATACCGGTTTGGGAGCGCTCTTTAAACGGGCAGCCAAGTAAGCGATTGCTTCAAAATCCAAATGGTTGGTTGGTTCGTCCAACAAGAAAACATCTGGGTCTTCCAATAACACTCTGGCCAGATCAACGCGTCTCTTTTGTCCCCCAGAGAGAGTCCCCACAGTCGCTTGCCGATCGACTATCTGAAGCTGAGAAAGCACACTCTCGATTTCGTAATCTTCTCCCGAAAAGCCTTCTCGCAAGGCCTCCCAAACGGTGTCACTCGGTTGCAACTTCGGTGTTTGAGACAAGTAGCCTATCTTAAGCCCTTTTTGACGAACCACTTCACCAGAATCAGGCTCCAGAAAACCGGCTAAAATATGGAGAAACGTCGACTTCCCCGAGCCATTTTGACCTACCAAAGCGACCCGCTCACCTTCTAGAAGAGTGAATGAAGCTCGGTCCAAGATCCGTTTTTCTCCATAGGAAGCAACTATCTCACGTGCACTTAACATGCTTCCTGTTTGGCATTGCTGAGCGCATTTTAAAAGCCCTGGAAGCAAAACTCAACCAGAAGGCTTCCTAGTGACTGGACTCAAAGCTCGCTCGCATACCGAATCTATGCTAGACTGCGGGATTGTGCGTTTAACTGCAACCGAACAAAATGCCATCAAAGAAGCGCTTCGCAAAGAAGACCCGGTGTTCAACTATGAATTCGCGGATTTGTTTGAAAACACTCCCTTGCTGTTAACCATGGATACAGGCCACCCTGAACTATTGCCAAAAATTCAACAGCTCCGTTCATTAAGCGTTTCTAGTTCCAAGGCGAATTGGTCGAATAAAAGCCAAGGGTTGGCTCTTGAGCTTTTCAGGCTTTTATCCAGCTTCAAGAGGCTCGTCAGTCGTTCAATTTGACGATCAGCGTCTAATTGCTTGGCCATTCGCAGCGCAAAATCCAAGCGATCTCCAAAAAGATGAAGTTTGCTTCCGACTTCTTGCGCCGTTTCCCCTTCGTCAAGCATGAGGCGAGCCCGCAAGACCACACGAAATTGCCAAGCCAACACGCCCAAAAGCCGCAAGGGAACTTCTTGAGCGGCCTTGAGATGAGCCAAGCTCTTTGCGACTTGCGATCGATTTCCCATCAAAATCGCTCGAGCCAAAACAAAGGCATCCTCGTACGAAATTTGAGCCACTTGTTCAAAGACTTGCTCGGCAGTAACGACGTGATCTTGGTAAGCAAGCTCAAGTTTCTCCAAAGCCCTGTCCAGCAAAAGCAAATTGGGGCCCAATTCCAGCTGCAACTGCTGAACTGCGTCTGGGTTCAACCGCAGCCCTCTGGTCTGAGCACGCATTCGAATGATACTGGCCATTTCACGATCTTTGGGGTGGTCAAATCGGTATAAATCGCAAGATGCATCCAGCAACTTCGGTATTTTTTGCCGAAAATCGATTTGTTCAAAGATCAGCACCAAAACCGTGGTCGGATTTTTTTCCAAAAGATATTGCTGCAGAGCAGGCAAATGCTCTTCTTTAAGAGTTTCCGCATCTTTTAATAAAAGCAAACGTTCTTTGGCCATGAAAGGGTGCTGTCGCGCAGCCAACAAAGCTTGCTCGCAGGAAGCTCTTCGCAGAGAAAGAATCTCACGATTAAACTCATCGAAGGGCCCTTGAAAGCGGCTCTTGATTTCTTCAATCGCTTCGTCAACAAAAGCCCGCTCTTCCCCTCCAAAGGCAAGAACGCGCGGCAAATCTGGTTTCGTCAGTTGTTTGAGCCAATCGGCGTAAGTTTTCGGCATTCGTCGCTTCTCTCAGTGGGCCCAACGACCCTTGTCGCTTAAAAACGAACCCTCTCGCCAGGACCCCAATGAAGGTATCGTATCTACGATCGTTCATCCCTGCAACCGCTGTTCTTGAAAAGCGTGCTGAGAAATCTTCAATGATCGCCAAAGCCTTTTCTTGCTTTCTCTCTTGCGGTAGCAATTGCGAATGGTGGTGAGGAAAAATCTAAAAACCCAAGCACGGTATTTTAGGCCGGCAAGGCTTTTGGTGTTCTTTATTTGGGGACAAGCCGCTGTTGCTGCCTGGCTCAATCAAAGCCAGATAACGAATGCCGTGGCCAATCAGGCACTAACGCAGCTCGTTTCGAACCGGACATTGCCTGCCGCCCAGCAAAAACAGTTGTTCTCGACCGGACTGAAGGCCTTGTTTGCCGAGCTAACTCCGGCGATTCAAGCGATACCGGATTATACAGGCCAGTTTGTGGCCAATTGTTCCATTTTCATGAACACTTACATCGAGCGCGTTTTGTGTGAGATCAACTCCACGACCGCTTGGGGGAGACCCGAGAGTTGCGGAGAAAGTTCCTTACTTCCTTTGGAATATGAGCATCAAATTACCGAAAGCGCAATTTTGTTGGTGAGTCTTTACGCCGATTGGACGGGCAAGTCGTCTTTATCCTCCCAGTCTTATGCCGTTCGTTTGTTCGATCGATTGCCAACATGCACCGTGTCTATGAGCGTTTCACGAACCAAGCCAACGCTTAGCCAAACCTTGAGCAAAGCCTCTTTTCGGAATACTTTGAGTTTGCTGGGTACACTCAGTCATTCTTTCGCCCAAAGCTTAAGCCCGAGTCAAAAGCGTACTCCTACGCTGAGCGATGTGGAGTCGGTCACTGGAAGCTCAAGCAGGACTCTTAGTGCGTCTGAGACTTCTTCTTGCACGAGCCAAAGCTTGTCGTACTCCCAAACCTTGAGTCCTACCGAAAGCCCAAGCGCTCCGGTGATTTGGAATCCCGATTGGGCGAATTGGCAAGTGACAACCGGTGTCTATCGAGACAACGCCAATCAAACAGGCCGCTACCTTGAATCGGTTCCGGGGGTTATCACGGATCAGATGACGGGTTTGCAGTGGCAAAAGGTAGGGAGTGCGCCTGCTAGCAATTGGACGGCTGCACAGGCCTATTGCGCAGATTTGTTTGAGTCTGGGTTTGGGGACTGGCGCTTGCCCACGCACATCGAACTTCAGACTTTGGTGGATTATACGATGGATTGCGCTGGTCCCAGCGTGGATCTGAATTTTTTCCCAGGCACTCAAAGCAGTTACTATTGGTCCTCCGACGCTTTGCAGGGTTACCCTGGGAGTGCTTGGTGGGTGAGTTACGGCAGCGGTGCCTATTACGCGGGCCTTGTTTGCAGCCAGGGCTATAGCATCGCTTGTCCTTCGGTGCCCGCGAGCGGTTTTACCCGTTGTGTGCGACCTTCGTCGGCAGAACGAGAAAAGGATCGTTATGCCTTCAATAGCACCCAGGTGCTGGACACCGTAACGGGCTTAATTTGGCAACGGGTGGTTTCCGGAACTTACAACTGGAGTGCAGCTCAGGCTTATTGTGCTGGCTTAAATCTGGACGGTTTGAGCTGGCGCCTTCCGAATGTCAAAGAGTTATCGACGCTTCTGAATGTTCACGTGGCATTCCCGGGTCCGACCATCAACGCAACGGCTTTTCCGAGTACACCGCAGACTGCGTTTTGGACATCAACACCTTATTCATGTGTGTCCTTGTCCAAGTGGCGTGTGGTTTTCAATAGTGGCAACGTCGGCCCGCTTAGCGTCAATAATACAGGCGATGTTCGTTGTGTGCGTTCTCCTCAGGTCTACAATCCCGAGTGGGCAAATTGGCAAGTGACAACGGGTGTTTATCGAGACAGCGCCAATCAAACGGGCCGCTATCTTGAGTCCGTTCCGGGAGTTATCACGGATCAGATGACGGGTTTGCAGTGGCAAAAAGTAGAGAGTGCGCCTGCAGGCAATTGGACGGCTGCGCAAGCCTATTGTGCTGATTTGTTTGAGTCTGGATTTGGAGACTGGCGTTTGCCCACGCACATCGAACTTCAGACTTTGGTGGATTATACGATGGATTGCGCTGGCCCCAGCGTGGATCTGGATTTCTTCCCAGGCACGCAAACCAGCAGTTATTATTGGGCCTCCGACGCTTTACAGGGTTACCCTGGCAGTGCCTGGTGGGTGAGTTATGGCAACGGTGCCGGTTACGCAGGCCTTGTTTGTAGCCAGGGTTATAGTAGTTGTTCTGCAATGCCTGCGAGTGGCTTTACGCGCTGTGTGCGGCCCTCGTCGACGAATCGAGAAGTAGATCGTTATACCTTTAACAACACACAGGTTCTGGACACCGTGACGGGCCTGAACTGGCAACGAACGGTTTCCGGAACTTACAACTGGAGTTCGGCGCAAGCTTATTGTGAAGGTTTAAACCTGGACGGTTTGAGCTGGCGCCTTCCGAGTGTTAAAGAATTATCGACGCTTCTGGATGTTCGTGTGGCATACCCGGGTCCGACGATCAACGCGACCGCTTTTCCGAGTACACCGCAGAGCGCCTTCTGGACATCAATACCTTATTCGTGTGCGTCTTCATCCAACGCTTGGTTGGTCGCTTTCACCTTTGGTAATGTGGTCAGCAATGGCATGGGCGGTAATAACTGTGTCCGTTGTGTACGCTCTCCTCAGGTCTACAATCCCGAGTGGGCGAATTGGCAGGTAGCGACCGGTGTCTATCAGGACAACGCCAATCAGACAGGTCGCTATCTTGAATCGGTTCCTGGGGTTATCACGGATCAGATGACGGGTCTGCAGTGGCAAAAGGTAGGGAGTGCGCCTGCGGGCAATTGGACGGCTGCCCGAGCTTATTGCGCAGATTTGTTTGAGTCTGGTTTTGGGGACTGGCGTTTGCCCACGCACGTGCAACTTCAGACTTTGGTAGATTATACGATGGATTGTGCTGGCCCCAGCGTGGATCTAGATTTCTTCCCAGGCACTCAAACCAGCAGTTACTATTGGTCCTCTGACGCTTTACAGGATTACCCCGGCAGTGCCTGGTGGGTCAGTTACGGCAGCGGTGATTACGCGGGTCTTGTTTGCAGCCAGGGCTATAGCGGTTGTCCTTCAGTGC includes:
- a CDS encoding ABC-F family ATP-binding cassette domain-containing protein, coding for MLSAREIVASYGEKRILDRASFTLLEGERVALVGQNGSGKSTFLHILAGFLEPDSGEVVRQKGLKIGYLSQTPKLQPSDTVWEALREGFSGEDYEIESVLSQLQIVDRQATVGTLSGGQKRRVDLARVLLEDPDVFLLDEPTNHLDFEAIAYLAARLKSAPKPVLFVSHDRAFINEVATRIFELDSGKFFLHGASYENFIENKLIRTDIEARTLQKKDRLLARELVWLRAGTPARTTKQSARISRATDLIDEVDREYRRTQEKTVQIESAEARRLAKTVLELRALAFEPLFRNLNLIVTEGQRFGILGPNGVGKTTLLSLISGKLQPSSGEIVCGHHTQMVQFDQHRGQLDPAKSLKETLADEGDVVFLGTQSLHVASYLERYLFAASDSNRKVSTLSGGEQNRLLMALLMKQGANCLLLDEPTNDLDSSTLGILEEMLLEQSGVAFIVSHDRMFLDRVCNQMLVFEKDQIAHYPGNFTTYQRLRTSTKPSIVQESQVFTSSHASKIREKKKRSYHEEREYESIMALILAEEERKQVFEQTLSHSARHGEFAEATKALESSEQKIAELYERWQYLDSFL
- the holA gene encoding DNA polymerase III subunit delta; its protein translation is MPKTYADWLKQLTKPDLPRVLAFGGEERAFVDEAIEEIKSRFQGPFDEFNREILSLRRASCEQALLAARQHPFMAKERLLLLKDAETLKEEHLPALQQYLLEKNPTTVLVLIFEQIDFRQKIPKLLDASCDLYRFDHPKDREMASIIRMRAQTRGLRLNPDAVQQLQLELGPNLLLLDRALEKLELAYQDHVVTAEQVFEQVAQISYEDAFVLARAILMGNRSQVAKSLAHLKAAQEVPLRLLGVLAWQFRVVLRARLMLDEGETAQEVGSKLHLFGDRLDFALRMAKQLDADRQIERLTSLLKLDKSLKSSRANPWLLFDQFALELETLNERSC
- a CDS encoding DUF1566 domain-containing protein, coding for MRKNLKTQARYFRPARLLVFFIWGQAAVAAWLNQSQITNAVANQALTQLVSNRTLPAAQQKQLFSTGLKALFAELTPAIQAIPDYTGQFVANCSIFMNTYIERVLCEINSTTAWGRPESCGESSLLPLEYEHQITESAILLVSLYADWTGKSSLSSQSYAVRLFDRLPTCTVSMSVSRTKPTLSQTLSKASFRNTLSLLGTLSHSFAQSLSPSQKRTPTLSDVESVTGSSSRTLSASETSSCTSQSLSYSQTLSPTESPSAPVIWNPDWANWQVTTGVYRDNANQTGRYLESVPGVITDQMTGLQWQKVGSAPASNWTAAQAYCADLFESGFGDWRLPTHIELQTLVDYTMDCAGPSVDLNFFPGTQSSYYWSSDALQGYPGSAWWVSYGSGAYYAGLVCSQGYSIACPSVPASGFTRCVRPSSAEREKDRYAFNSTQVLDTVTGLIWQRVVSGTYNWSAAQAYCAGLNLDGLSWRLPNVKELSTLLNVHVAFPGPTINATAFPSTPQTAFWTSTPYSCVSLSKWRVVFNSGNVGPLSVNNTGDVRCVRSPQVYNPEWANWQVTTGVYRDSANQTGRYLESVPGVITDQMTGLQWQKVESAPAGNWTAAQAYCADLFESGFGDWRLPTHIELQTLVDYTMDCAGPSVDLDFFPGTQTSSYYWASDALQGYPGSAWWVSYGNGAGYAGLVCSQGYSSCSAMPASGFTRCVRPSSTNREVDRYTFNNTQVLDTVTGLNWQRTVSGTYNWSSAQAYCEGLNLDGLSWRLPSVKELSTLLDVRVAYPGPTINATAFPSTPQSAFWTSIPYSCASSSNAWLVAFTFGNVVSNGMGGNNCVRCVRSPQVYNPEWANWQVATGVYQDNANQTGRYLESVPGVITDQMTGLQWQKVGSAPAGNWTAARAYCADLFESGFGDWRLPTHVQLQTLVDYTMDCAGPSVDLDFFPGTQTSSYYWSSDALQDYPGSAWWVSYGSGDYAGLVCSQGYSGCPSVPASGFARCVRPLSVDREVDRYTFNSTQVLDTVTGLIWQRIVSGTYNWSAAQAYCAGLNLDGLSWRLPNVKELSTLLDVRVAYPGPTINTTAFSSPPPAPFWTSTPYSCASSSIAWVIGFVNGQVYGYYMSNTYYVRCVR